The following proteins are encoded in a genomic region of Deltaproteobacteria bacterium:
- a CDS encoding serine acetyltransferase, with translation MSNNVVDPSRSPGLESIPIEDAFRADLAKFYSIELGSPTPPLRQRAWLWTRHFGLHCVAAYRLHRYARRQLREHPVLVRPLLTLAQALSYGMRLVHHVELNAEVGPGFYIGHASNIFVGPTRIGRNFSITHNVTIGVGHQRLAPGIPVIGDDVWVGTGSVLSGAIRVGNSVTVSNGTMLSRTVPDGCLVGGNPGRVVQPSYDNNPLFSHRGAQAEAEH, from the coding sequence ATGAGCAACAACGTCGTCGATCCGTCACGCAGCCCGGGCCTGGAGAGCATCCCGATTGAGGACGCCTTCCGCGCCGACCTCGCGAAGTTCTATTCCATCGAGCTGGGCAGCCCCACGCCGCCGCTCCGTCAGCGCGCCTGGCTGTGGACGCGGCACTTCGGCTTGCACTGCGTGGCCGCCTACCGACTGCACCGCTACGCGCGCCGGCAGCTCCGCGAGCATCCCGTGCTGGTGCGGCCGCTGCTCACGCTGGCGCAGGCGCTGAGCTACGGCATGCGCCTGGTGCACCACGTGGAGCTCAACGCCGAGGTCGGCCCGGGCTTCTACATCGGTCACGCGAGCAACATCTTCGTGGGGCCCACGCGCATCGGCCGGAACTTCAGCATCACCCACAACGTGACCATCGGCGTCGGCCATCAACGGCTCGCGCCGGGCATCCCCGTCATCGGCGACGACGTCTGGGTCGGCACGGGCTCGGTGCTCTCCGGCGCGATTCGCGTGGGCAACAGCGTCACGGTGAGCAACGGCACCATGCTCTCGCGCACCGTGCCCGACGGATGTCTCGTGGGCGGAAACCCGGGACGCGTGGTCCAGCCCAGCTACGACAACAACCCGCTCTTCTCGCACCGCGGCGCGCAGGCCGAGGCGGAGCACTGA
- a CDS encoding phosphoribosyltransferase — MHFFNRQEAGAELAYRLRRLGDAHPLVLGLSRGGMPVAAEVALSLRGELDAWAVENVPAPGSPQVTIGAVAEELGIYLDPHVIRSLGISDTEAMLAASRQAAEVDRRVWQYRHGRPEPVLQGRLVVMVDDASVSGATFLAALQAIARHAPARWIAAIPAATAQAAARIRGAGGDLVCLATVDAAWPLNRIYRDLSPVSDEEVMTLLHLATGPGPSPLSH, encoded by the coding sequence ATGCACTTCTTCAATCGCCAGGAGGCCGGCGCGGAGCTCGCCTACCGGCTTCGACGGCTGGGTGATGCGCATCCTTTGGTGCTGGGGCTCTCGCGCGGGGGAATGCCGGTGGCCGCGGAGGTGGCGCTCTCCCTGCGTGGAGAGCTCGACGCCTGGGCGGTGGAGAACGTGCCCGCGCCCGGCTCGCCGCAGGTCACCATCGGCGCCGTGGCGGAGGAGCTCGGGATCTACCTCGACCCGCACGTGATTCGTTCGCTGGGCATCTCCGACACCGAGGCCATGCTTGCCGCGAGCCGACAGGCGGCAGAGGTGGATCGGCGGGTGTGGCAGTACCGACACGGCCGGCCCGAGCCGGTGCTTCAAGGGCGCCTGGTGGTGATGGTGGACGACGCGAGCGTCTCCGGCGCCACGTTCCTTGCGGCGCTGCAGGCCATCGCGCGGCACGCGCCCGCGCGGTGGATCGCCGCCATCCCTGCGGCGACCGCGCAGGCGGCGGCCCGGATTCGCGGGGCAGGCGGTGATCTGGTCTGTCTCGCCACCGTGGATGCGGCCTGGCCGCTGAACCGCATCTACCGCGACCTGAGCCCCGTGAGCGACGAGGAGGTGATGACCTTGCTCCACCTCGCCACCGGGCCGGGGCCGAGCCCGCTGTCGCATTAG
- a CDS encoding HAMP domain-containing histidine kinase — protein MTMFEVALGDAGSRVPSADALQELWAATRADEVCRAALAGALRALGAPAGHVLRLEGDGGLRVAAHLGLDVAQIAELDRDSSDAHRRATQAAWQAARDADPIARALERFDPREPLTLPLIAAGEVRAVLTVLRAPVEPGAAALLSLVRAASLALAHAIEREARARAESTLRETAASFRKLAEEAYDAVVRVEAERVRDEQARAEPSETERRQREWLALVAHDLRQPLSVIAMSAGLLGRGSRRRCPEEAAANIMRSVDQIDRMVNDLAAFSQLDARRLTLQRGRVDVVELLSGMLARVDGQLLGKPIRLATPAAEPAPLSADPLRLEQVLWNLLSNAAKYSFPDSSIDVAVDIHPGEVRVAIANEGPGLAHAEQARLFQRFERLHRNQLPGVRGLGLGLYISRALVEQHGGRIWVESTPGFTTRFHVALPVEQPEEPPRARA, from the coding sequence ATGACGATGTTCGAGGTCGCACTCGGCGACGCAGGGAGTCGTGTCCCATCGGCGGACGCGCTGCAGGAGCTCTGGGCCGCCACGCGCGCCGACGAGGTGTGTCGGGCGGCGCTCGCGGGGGCGCTGCGTGCGCTCGGTGCGCCCGCCGGACACGTTCTTCGCCTCGAGGGAGACGGCGGGCTGCGGGTGGCGGCGCACCTCGGGCTCGACGTCGCGCAGATCGCCGAGCTCGACCGGGACAGCAGCGACGCCCACCGCCGCGCCACCCAGGCCGCCTGGCAAGCCGCGCGCGACGCCGACCCCATCGCCCGTGCGCTCGAGCGCTTCGATCCCCGGGAGCCTCTGACCCTGCCCTTGATTGCCGCGGGCGAGGTCCGCGCCGTGCTCACCGTGCTGCGCGCGCCGGTCGAGCCGGGCGCGGCCGCGCTGCTCAGCCTGGTCCGGGCTGCGTCGTTGGCGCTGGCGCACGCGATCGAGCGGGAGGCGCGGGCTCGCGCTGAATCGACGCTCCGCGAGACGGCCGCCAGCTTTCGCAAGCTCGCCGAAGAGGCCTACGACGCGGTGGTGCGCGTGGAGGCCGAGCGCGTGCGCGACGAGCAAGCGCGCGCCGAGCCCAGCGAGACGGAGCGGCGGCAGCGCGAGTGGCTGGCGTTGGTGGCGCACGACCTGCGGCAGCCGCTCTCGGTGATCGCCATGAGCGCGGGCCTGCTCGGCCGCGGCTCGCGACGGCGCTGCCCGGAGGAGGCGGCCGCGAACATCATGCGCTCGGTCGACCAGATCGACCGCATGGTGAACGACCTCGCCGCGTTCTCGCAGCTCGACGCCCGCCGGCTCACGCTCCAGCGCGGCCGCGTGGACGTGGTGGAGCTGCTCTCGGGAATGCTGGCGCGCGTGGATGGGCAGCTCCTGGGCAAGCCCATCCGGCTGGCGACGCCCGCCGCCGAGCCGGCACCACTCTCGGCCGATCCGCTGCGCCTGGAGCAGGTGCTCTGGAACCTGCTCTCCAACGCGGCCAAGTACAGCTTCCCCGACTCATCGATCGACGTGGCTGTCGACATCCATCCCGGCGAGGTGCGCGTCGCGATTGCCAACGAAGGCCCGGGACTCGCGCACGCCGAGCAAGCGCGGCTCTTCCAACGCTTCGAGCGGCTGCACCGGAACCAGCTCCCAGGCGTGCGCGGACTCGGGCTGGGGCTCTACATCTCGCGAGCGCTCGTGGAGCAGCACGGCGGGCGCATCTGGGTGGAGAGCACGCCCGGGTTCACCACGCGCTTCCACGTGGCGCTGCCGGTGGAGCAACCCGAGGAGCCGCCTCGCGCCCGGGCCTGA
- a CDS encoding sigma-54-dependent Fis family transcriptional regulator yields the protein MREGVLVVDDDGDARASLTSALQRAGHLVAAASELRSALDCLVRLQPSVVLASVHLAGGDGLELLRRARAQGSNAAFVMLGTAPTRERADAAARAGAMELVEKPLGDDAAVALVERALEWRRLRGGVLATPQGGALPAGMVGESAELRQALEVVRQAAATRATVLILGESGTGKELLAYALHQLSPRSSRPFVKLNCAALPDSLLESELFGHERGAFTGAAARKAGRFERADGGTLLLDEIGDVPPSTQVKLLRVLQQREFERVGGTETLTADVRLVAATNRDLAAEVAAGRFREDLYYRLNVVTVSVPPLRHRKADIPALAARFLSRFSAAYGKAIEGLAPDALDVLMLYDWPGNVRELENAMERAAVLCRGPRVGVGDLPPELRAGPSSARRVPKVPGATLYEIERHAILSTLEAVGGSTSRAAAVLGVSVRKIQYKLREYEAADATPPEPRPQREPDQGELPLHAGGTRR from the coding sequence ATGCGAGAGGGAGTTCTCGTCGTCGACGACGATGGCGACGCGCGTGCGTCGCTCACCAGCGCCTTGCAGCGCGCCGGGCACCTGGTCGCGGCTGCGTCGGAGCTCCGCTCTGCGCTCGACTGCCTGGTGCGGCTCCAGCCCTCGGTCGTGCTCGCCAGCGTGCACCTCGCGGGCGGCGACGGGCTCGAGCTCCTGCGCCGAGCCCGCGCCCAGGGGTCGAACGCCGCGTTCGTGATGCTCGGGACGGCGCCCACCCGCGAGCGCGCCGACGCGGCCGCGCGGGCCGGTGCGATGGAGCTGGTGGAGAAGCCGCTCGGCGACGACGCGGCCGTGGCCCTGGTGGAGCGCGCGCTGGAGTGGCGCCGACTCCGGGGCGGCGTGCTCGCGACGCCGCAGGGCGGCGCGCTGCCCGCGGGAATGGTGGGCGAGTCGGCGGAGCTGCGCCAGGCGCTGGAGGTCGTGCGTCAGGCAGCCGCCACGCGGGCCACGGTGCTCATCCTGGGCGAGTCGGGCACGGGCAAGGAGCTGCTGGCCTACGCGCTGCACCAGCTCTCCCCGCGGAGCTCACGGCCGTTCGTGAAGCTCAACTGTGCCGCGCTCCCGGACTCGCTGCTGGAGAGCGAGCTCTTCGGTCACGAGCGCGGCGCGTTCACGGGTGCGGCCGCGCGCAAGGCCGGGCGCTTCGAGCGGGCCGACGGGGGCACGCTCCTGCTCGACGAGATCGGCGACGTGCCGCCCTCGACCCAGGTGAAGCTCTTGCGGGTGCTGCAGCAGCGGGAGTTCGAGCGCGTGGGCGGCACGGAGACGCTCACCGCCGACGTGCGCCTCGTGGCCGCGACGAATCGGGATCTCGCCGCCGAGGTGGCTGCGGGGCGCTTCCGCGAGGATCTCTACTATCGATTGAACGTGGTGACGGTGAGCGTGCCGCCCCTGCGCCACCGCAAGGCCGATATCCCCGCGCTGGCAGCGCGCTTCCTCTCGCGCTTCTCGGCTGCGTACGGCAAGGCCATCGAGGGCCTCGCCCCGGACGCGCTCGACGTGCTCATGCTCTACGACTGGCCCGGAAACGTGCGCGAGCTGGAGAACGCCATGGAGCGCGCGGCGGTGCTCTGTCGCGGGCCGCGGGTGGGCGTGGGCGATCTGCCGCCGGAGCTGCGCGCAGGTCCCTCGTCGGCGCGGCGGGTGCCCAAGGTGCCGGGCGCGACGCTGTACGAGATCGAGCGGCACGCGATCCTGTCCACGCTGGAGGCGGTGGGCGGATCCACGTCGCGCGCCGCGGCGGTGCTGGGCGTCAGCGTGCGCAAGATTCAGTACAAGCTGCGCGAGTACGAGGCCGCCGACGCCACGCCGCCCGAGCCGCGTCCGCAGCGCGAGCCGGATCAGGGCGAGCTCCCGCTGCACGCCGGCGGCACGCGACGGTGA
- a CDS encoding sigma-54-dependent Fis family transcriptional regulator: MVQQSRFPGTARGNSGAEQGALSEIREANDVELPLRRLEVPGSEPSDPRRQANGRAGQVLVVDDDGDARGLLALLLRDAGFDVEEAPDGPAALQVMERQLPALVLADLRMPGLDGLQLLEAARRRGFGGGFVVLTAHASVETAVEAMRRGADDFLRKPIHPDSAVKLVQRVLGVQRAPVESTLKSDGDPLAGIVGQTPAWTQLLEVVRRAAPTSATVLILGESGTGKELIARAVHQLSPRRAAPLVAVNCAALPESLVEAELFGFERGAFTGATMRRAGRFERAEGGTLFLDEIGELAPAVQVKLLRALQHREFERIGGSETLHADVRVVAATNRDLATEMRGGRFREDLFYRLNVLTLVVPPLRERREDVPLLAEHFVHRFAAVYGRPVDGIAPRAMQALARYAWPGNVRELENAIEHAVVLAPGPELRLEDLPAPLGTRGVAARPEAQTTQSTLYEIEREAILRALRLTGGSTGRAARMLGISARKIQYKLKEYAAAPNSQTPPLDTELQEPDEPDLSDL, translated from the coding sequence ATGGTTCAGCAGTCGCGGTTCCCGGGCACGGCCCGGGGCAACTCGGGCGCGGAGCAGGGCGCCCTCTCCGAGATTCGTGAAGCGAACGACGTGGAGCTCCCGCTGCGGCGCCTGGAGGTTCCGGGCAGCGAGCCCAGCGATCCGCGTCGGCAGGCCAACGGACGCGCAGGTCAGGTGCTGGTGGTCGACGACGACGGCGACGCGCGCGGGCTCCTGGCGCTCTTGTTGCGCGATGCGGGCTTCGACGTGGAAGAGGCCCCCGACGGTCCCGCGGCGCTGCAGGTCATGGAGAGGCAGCTGCCTGCCTTGGTGCTCGCCGACCTGCGCATGCCCGGGCTCGACGGCTTGCAGCTGCTCGAGGCCGCTCGCCGCCGAGGCTTTGGCGGCGGGTTCGTGGTGCTCACCGCGCATGCGTCGGTGGAGACGGCGGTGGAGGCCATGCGCCGCGGCGCCGACGACTTCTTGCGCAAGCCCATCCACCCCGACTCGGCGGTGAAGCTGGTGCAGCGGGTGCTCGGCGTGCAGCGCGCGCCGGTGGAGAGCACGCTCAAGAGCGACGGCGATCCGCTCGCGGGCATCGTGGGCCAGACGCCCGCGTGGACCCAGCTCCTGGAGGTCGTGCGCCGCGCCGCGCCCACGTCCGCGACGGTGCTCATCCTGGGCGAGTCGGGGACGGGCAAGGAGCTCATCGCGCGCGCGGTGCACCAGCTCTCGCCCCGTCGCGCGGCGCCGCTGGTGGCGGTGAACTGCGCGGCCTTGCCGGAGAGCCTGGTGGAGGCGGAGCTCTTCGGCTTCGAGCGCGGCGCGTTCACCGGCGCCACCATGCGTCGCGCGGGTCGCTTCGAGCGAGCGGAGGGCGGCACGCTCTTCCTCGACGAGATCGGCGAGCTCGCGCCGGCGGTGCAGGTGAAGCTCCTGCGCGCGCTGCAGCACCGCGAGTTCGAGCGCATCGGCGGCAGCGAGACGCTCCACGCCGACGTGCGCGTCGTCGCGGCCACCAACCGCGACCTCGCGACGGAGATGCGCGGCGGCCGCTTCCGCGAGGATCTCTTCTACCGGCTCAACGTGCTCACGCTGGTGGTGCCGCCGTTGCGCGAGCGCCGGGAGGACGTGCCGCTCCTGGCCGAGCACTTCGTGCACCGCTTCGCCGCGGTGTACGGCCGCCCCGTGGACGGCATCGCCCCGCGCGCCATGCAGGCGCTCGCCCGCTACGCCTGGCCAGGCAACGTTCGCGAATTGGAGAACGCCATCGAGCACGCGGTGGTGCTCGCGCCGGGACCGGAGCTTCGCCTCGAGGATCTGCCCGCGCCGCTGGGCACGCGGGGCGTGGCGGCGCGACCCGAGGCGCAGACGACCCAGTCGACGCTCTATGAAATCGAGCGCGAGGCCATCCTCCGGGCGCTGCGGCTCACCGGCGGCTCGACGGGACGCGCCGCTCGCATGCTCGGCATCAGCGCGCGCAAGATTCAGTACAAGCTCAAGGAGTACGCGGCGGCGCCGAACTCGCAAACGCCGCCGCTCGACACCGAGCTGCAAGAGCCCGACGAGCCGGATCTCTCCGATCTCTAA
- a CDS encoding PilZ domain-containing protein, giving the protein MADLYVIEPIAVEPRRSETRLDVLLPSRRELLRHAHLDAETCSLELPQQALREGVPTLPLKLVVKVIGHDSVFVLEGESVTVVPGGRTRVLVQVTRESLRDFSAMVAFACGRPASWGRRRQLRVPLTEAVEILLEGKLCSARLVDLSRRGAFVICAKGALEPGEQLDVVVPLGWLRQGWCSARVKWNGIKFGQKGMGLEFTELPPQVSQWIQRRVDKPAGT; this is encoded by the coding sequence ATGGCTGACCTGTACGTGATCGAGCCGATCGCCGTTGAGCCGCGGCGCTCGGAGACGCGCCTCGACGTTTTGCTCCCGAGCCGCCGCGAGCTCTTGCGGCACGCGCACCTCGACGCCGAGACGTGCTCGCTGGAGCTGCCGCAGCAGGCGCTCCGCGAGGGCGTGCCCACCCTGCCCTTGAAGCTCGTGGTGAAGGTGATCGGCCATGACTCGGTCTTCGTCCTCGAGGGCGAGTCGGTCACCGTGGTCCCCGGCGGGCGCACGCGGGTGCTGGTGCAGGTGACGCGCGAGAGCCTGCGCGACTTCTCGGCGATGGTGGCCTTCGCCTGCGGGCGGCCGGCGTCGTGGGGCCGGCGCCGCCAGCTGCGGGTGCCCCTGACGGAGGCCGTGGAGATCTTGCTCGAGGGCAAGCTCTGCTCGGCGCGCCTGGTGGATCTGAGCCGGCGCGGCGCGTTCGTGATCTGCGCCAAGGGCGCGCTCGAGCCAGGCGAGCAGCTCGACGTGGTCGTTCCGCTGGGCTGGCTGCGCCAGGGCTGGTGCTCGGCGCGGGTGAAGTGGAACGGCATCAAGTTCGGCCAGAAGGGCATGGGCCTGGAGTTCACGGAGCTGCCGCCGCAGGTGTCGCAGTGGATCCAGCGGCGCGTGGACAAGCCTGCGGGGACCTGA
- a CDS encoding AI-2E family transporter: MRASAFRRRAAYLVVLVAATALLLAVTLPLWKPLLLAAVFAAVLRPAQRWLASKLGERPAWAAGILCFGVVVLLLVPLGGLVVLFLRWAPQGATMLARAAKPDALAHTVDTLPPPLAALGHRLLARGAELASMATAQLGPLTAAVGRALSTTSGLVFAVLLMLIALFVLLLQAPALVDWLAKVSPLGARRTRELIDEVRRTGVSTVVADGVTAAVQAAVATVGYVIFDAPVPLLLGALTFVAAFIPTIGTALVTFPACFLLVLLGRPWAALGLLAYALLVVGLVDNVVRPYLIHGATAMSGPALFFSILGGIFTFGAMGIIVGPLALSFFLAVVRMGVRDFARRPPRALPTAPVQPPLQ, from the coding sequence ATGCGAGCATCGGCGTTTCGCCGGCGGGCCGCGTACCTGGTGGTGCTCGTCGCCGCGACGGCGCTCCTGCTCGCGGTGACCTTGCCGCTCTGGAAGCCGCTGCTCCTGGCCGCCGTCTTCGCGGCGGTGTTGCGGCCCGCGCAGCGTTGGCTCGCGTCGAAGCTGGGCGAGCGGCCGGCGTGGGCCGCGGGCATCCTGTGCTTCGGCGTGGTGGTGCTCTTGCTCGTGCCGCTCGGCGGGCTGGTGGTGCTCTTCCTGCGCTGGGCGCCGCAGGGCGCGACCATGCTCGCGCGCGCCGCCAAGCCCGACGCGCTCGCGCACACCGTCGACACGCTCCCGCCGCCGCTCGCGGCGCTGGGACATCGACTGCTCGCGCGCGGCGCCGAGCTCGCGTCCATGGCCACCGCGCAGCTCGGGCCGCTGACGGCCGCCGTCGGCCGCGCGCTGTCGACGACGTCGGGGCTCGTGTTCGCCGTGCTGTTGATGCTCATCGCGCTCTTCGTGCTGCTGCTCCAGGCGCCGGCGCTGGTGGACTGGCTCGCGAAGGTGTCGCCGCTGGGCGCGCGGCGCACGCGCGAGCTCATCGACGAGGTGCGGCGCACCGGAGTGAGCACCGTGGTCGCCGACGGGGTGACGGCCGCGGTTCAAGCGGCGGTGGCCACGGTGGGCTACGTGATCTTCGATGCGCCGGTGCCCCTTCTCCTCGGCGCTCTCACGTTCGTGGCCGCCTTCATTCCCACCATCGGGACGGCGCTCGTGACCTTCCCCGCGTGCTTCTTGCTGGTGCTGCTCGGTCGGCCCTGGGCGGCGCTGGGGCTTCTCGCCTATGCGCTGCTCGTCGTGGGACTGGTGGACAACGTGGTGCGGCCGTACCTCATCCACGGCGCGACCGCGATGAGCGGGCCGGCGCTCTTCTTTTCGATCCTGGGCGGCATCTTCACCTTCGGCGCGATGGGGATCATCGTCGGGCCGCTGGCCCTCTCGTTCTTCCTGGCCGTGGTGCGCATGGGCGTTCGCGACTTCGCGCGGCGCCCGCCGCGGGCGCTGCCCACGGCGCCCGTCCAGCCGCCGCTGCAGTGA
- a CDS encoding universal stress protein, whose translation MEHIERILVATDFSPCAERAVDVALALAKQWTSQVTLLHVIAPQLFGLGERANGREADAAYRQNAIDHATEQLAVEEGEASAAGLLTRAVVCEGHPAWEIARVARELPADLVVLGAQGRGGLSSQLLGSVAGGVIRNLEVPTLVVPLPREGRQGVDPTSGWSVPF comes from the coding sequence ATGGAGCACATCGAGCGCATCCTCGTGGCCACGGACTTCAGCCCGTGCGCCGAGCGTGCGGTCGACGTGGCGTTGGCGCTCGCGAAGCAGTGGACTTCGCAGGTCACGCTCCTTCATGTGATCGCGCCGCAGCTCTTTGGGCTGGGCGAGCGGGCGAACGGTCGAGAGGCCGACGCCGCGTACCGTCAGAACGCCATCGATCACGCCACCGAGCAGCTCGCGGTCGAAGAAGGCGAGGCCTCGGCGGCTGGCCTGCTGACCCGCGCGGTGGTGTGCGAGGGCCATCCCGCGTGGGAGATCGCCCGCGTGGCCCGCGAGCTGCCGGCCGACCTGGTGGTGCTCGGGGCGCAGGGCCGCGGCGGGCTCTCCAGCCAGCTCCTCGGCTCCGTCGCGGGCGGCGTGATCCGCAACCTCGAGGTGCCCACGCTGGTGGTGCCCTTGCCGCGCGAGGGCCGCCAGGGCGTCGACCCCACGAGCGGCTGGTCGGTTCCCTTCTGA
- a CDS encoding ketoacyl-ACP synthase III, with protein sequence MRTQFRGTGFVTGEHKVTNADMAKVCDTSDEWIKERSGIEQRYFVGDNIGTSDLGVEAAKKAMAEAGVTPADIDYVVFATMTPDYYFPGSGSLLQAKMGMGNIPALDIRQQCTGFIYGLQVSDALIRSGAAKKLLLVGAEIHSGFMPWTKQQWDVVLGKSTEDIPAKDREWATKFRDRTVLFGDAAGAVVLTAGEGDTGLLGFKLHADGSQAKSLYVPSGGFAFRPYFTPEHFAEGRHVPHMEGRDVFKMAVTKMPQVVEEILGEHNLKVSDISLLIPHQANLRISEGVQKKLGLPDEKVFNNIQRYGNTTAATIPIAYHEAKAAGRIKKGDLVCFVGLGAGFHWGAALMRE encoded by the coding sequence ATGCGCACCCAGTTTCGCGGAACAGGCTTCGTCACCGGCGAGCACAAGGTCACCAACGCCGACATGGCCAAGGTCTGCGACACCAGCGACGAGTGGATCAAGGAGCGCTCGGGCATCGAGCAGCGCTACTTCGTGGGCGACAACATCGGCACGTCGGACCTCGGCGTCGAGGCCGCCAAGAAGGCCATGGCCGAGGCCGGCGTGACGCCCGCGGACATCGACTACGTGGTCTTCGCCACCATGACGCCCGACTACTACTTCCCGGGCTCGGGCTCGCTGCTGCAGGCGAAGATGGGGATGGGGAACATCCCCGCGCTCGACATCCGCCAGCAGTGCACCGGCTTCATCTACGGGCTCCAGGTCTCCGACGCGCTCATCCGCTCCGGCGCGGCCAAGAAGCTCCTGCTGGTGGGCGCGGAGATCCACTCCGGCTTCATGCCCTGGACCAAGCAGCAGTGGGACGTGGTGCTCGGCAAGAGCACCGAGGACATCCCCGCGAAGGACCGCGAGTGGGCCACCAAGTTCCGCGACCGCACCGTGCTCTTCGGCGACGCGGCGGGCGCGGTGGTGCTCACTGCGGGCGAGGGCGACACGGGCCTGCTCGGCTTCAAGCTCCACGCCGACGGCTCGCAGGCCAAGAGCCTGTACGTGCCCAGCGGCGGCTTCGCGTTCCGGCCGTACTTCACCCCCGAGCACTTCGCCGAGGGCCGCCACGTGCCGCACATGGAGGGCCGCGACGTCTTCAAGATGGCCGTGACCAAGATGCCGCAGGTGGTGGAGGAGATCCTCGGGGAGCACAACCTCAAGGTCTCGGACATCTCGCTCTTGATTCCGCACCAGGCGAACCTGCGCATCTCCGAGGGCGTGCAGAAGAAGCTCGGCCTGCCCGACGAGAAGGTCTTCAACAACATCCAGCGCTACGGCAACACCACCGCGGCGACCATCCCCATCGCGTACCACGAGGCCAAGGCCGCCGGCCGCATCAAGAAGGGCGACCTGGTGTGCTTCGTGGGCCTGGGCGCGGGCTTCCACTGGGGCGCGGCGCTGATGCGGGAGTAG